The following proteins come from a genomic window of Thermoproteus sp.:
- a CDS encoding electron transfer flavoprotein subunit beta/FixA family protein: MKIAVLVKPALDTSQLRVREGRVVIEETPLKINDIDRNAIEESLKLKGSDKAYAVSVLKWPPLSRRVQEAENLLREALAMGLDEAYLVADESLIAADQTATARAIAAVIKKVGADLVLAAEASIDNYTGEVPSRVAAELGWPFLTYVREMKAEGGKIVAKRDLEDSVEVVEVQPPVVVSVTREINQPRIPTLLAIRAAMKKPVNKLTLADLGLKAEPKVELVEYRPVVIQRKKVIIKDGTPEEKADKLLQYLRQEGVI; the protein is encoded by the coding sequence ATGAAAATAGCAGTATTAGTAAAGCCCGCCCTAGATACAAGTCAATTGAGAGTGAGAGAGGGGAGGGTAGTAATAGAGGAGACGCCTCTTAAGATAAACGACATAGATAGGAACGCCATAGAGGAGTCGTTGAAGCTGAAGGGTAGCGATAAGGCCTACGCAGTCTCTGTGTTGAAGTGGCCGCCGCTGTCCAGAAGAGTCCAGGAGGCCGAGAACCTCCTACGCGAGGCCTTGGCCATGGGGCTTGACGAGGCCTATTTGGTCGCCGACGAGAGCCTCATCGCGGCCGATCAGACCGCTACGGCCAGGGCGATCGCGGCGGTGATTAAAAAGGTGGGGGCCGATTTGGTCCTGGCGGCCGAGGCCTCTATAGACAACTACACGGGCGAGGTCCCCTCGCGGGTCGCCGCAGAGCTCGGTTGGCCCTTTTTGACATATGTCCGCGAGATGAAGGCAGAAGGCGGCAAGATAGTCGCCAAGCGCGATTTGGAGGACTCAGTGGAGGTCGTAGAGGTCCAGCCTCCAGTAGTGGTGTCGGTAACTAGAGAGATAAACCAGCCGCGCATCCCCACGCTCCTCGCCATTAGGGCCGCCATGAAGAAGCCGGTGAACAAATTGACGCTGGCGGACTTGGGGCTTAAGGCCGAGCCGAAGGTGGAGCTAGTCGAGTATAGGCCTGTGGTGATTCAACGCAAGAAGGTTATCATTAAAGACGGAACGCCCGAAGAGAAGGCAGATAAATTACTACAGTACTTAAGGCAGGAGGGGGTGATATGA
- a CDS encoding FAD-dependent oxidoreductase — protein sequence MKFLLRCKPNTIKPPTGKKVAIIGAGPAGLGAAGQLRCLGHEIHVYDALPEPGGLLIFGIPGFRVSKEGVREGVAELRQVGVTFYTSTFVYCGKEKPHEHDALLLVKNFADLNEIIEKYDAVVIATGTWRSRKMGVPGEDLPGVYQALDFLFRLYSHELGYLPKEKTYPLGSKVLVVGGGLTAIDAAVESLMHGAKKVVVSYRRTIKEAPAGEANIKKELIDRGIEFRELINPVRFEGSGKLERVVFVRMRLGAPDKSGRPRPEPIPGSEFSEEFDTVLLALGEEPTPPFSDGCAGIKLNPDGTINVDEAFRTTRKGVFAAGDVVHGPSLIGKALGAGMRVVPYVDQYLRGELGWRTA from the coding sequence ATGAAGTTCCTATTGCGTTGCAAACCGAACACGATAAAGCCTCCTACTGGCAAGAAGGTGGCAATTATAGGCGCGGGTCCTGCCGGACTTGGCGCCGCGGGGCAATTACGTTGTCTCGGCCACGAGATACATGTATACGACGCGTTGCCGGAGCCGGGCGGCCTTCTCATTTTCGGCATACCTGGCTTTAGGGTCTCTAAGGAGGGGGTTAGGGAGGGCGTCGCCGAGCTGAGACAAGTGGGGGTCACCTTCTACACCTCTACATTTGTCTATTGCGGCAAAGAGAAGCCGCATGAACACGACGCGTTGCTCCTCGTGAAGAACTTCGCCGACCTAAACGAAATAATAGAGAAGTACGACGCGGTGGTTATAGCCACGGGGACTTGGCGTAGCCGCAAGATGGGCGTCCCCGGCGAGGACCTGCCTGGAGTCTACCAGGCTCTCGACTTCTTGTTTAGGCTCTACTCCCACGAGCTCGGCTATCTGCCCAAGGAGAAGACCTACCCTCTAGGCTCTAAGGTGCTTGTAGTGGGCGGGGGGCTAACCGCCATAGACGCCGCCGTGGAGTCGTTAATGCACGGGGCGAAGAAGGTCGTAGTGTCCTATAGGCGCACCATAAAGGAGGCCCCTGCGGGCGAGGCCAACATAAAGAAGGAGTTGATAGATAGGGGCATAGAGTTTAGGGAGTTGATAAATCCAGTAAGGTTCGAGGGGTCCGGCAAGTTGGAGAGGGTGGTGTTCGTGAGGATGAGACTAGGCGCCCCCGACAAGTCGGGGAGGCCGAGGCCCGAGCCCATACCCGGTAGCGAGTTTTCGGAGGAGTTCGACACGGTCCTTCTGGCCTTGGGCGAAGAGCCGACGCCGCCGTTCTCAGACGGTTGCGCCGGCATAAAGTTGAATCCGGACGGCACAATAAATGTGGACGAGGCCTTTAGGACCACTAGGAAGGGCGTCTTCGCCGCTGGCGACGTGGTCCACGGCCCCTCGCTCATAGGGAAGGCCCTCGGCGCGGGCATGCGCGTAGTGCCCTACGTGGATCAATACCTGAGGGGCGAGCTGGGCTGGCGCACTGCGTAA
- a CDS encoding AAA family ATPase codes for MPVIAISGQPGSGKTTVAREVARVLGLRLRSSGAIFRDLAKRYGMDLIEFHKYAEGHPEIDREVDALAVEEAKRGDVVLEGHLTAWVVRPYADICIYLKGAPEVRARRVALRDGRSFEEALREILEREELNRRRYKQIYNIDITDLAPFDLVVDTTYLSQTDVVRISLDFVCTALSAKFSKEVCLRT; via the coding sequence ATGCCGGTTATCGCAATTTCGGGCCAGCCGGGTAGCGGGAAGACCACAGTGGCTCGAGAAGTGGCGAGGGTTTTGGGTCTGAGGCTTAGGTCGTCTGGCGCCATTTTTAGGGACCTCGCAAAGAGATATGGGATGGACCTTATAGAGTTCCATAAATACGCCGAGGGGCACCCAGAAATAGATCGGGAGGTCGACGCGCTGGCGGTAGAGGAGGCGAAGAGGGGCGATGTGGTGCTGGAGGGCCACCTCACGGCGTGGGTGGTGAGGCCCTACGCCGACATTTGTATATACCTCAAGGGAGCGCCTGAGGTAAGGGCTAGGAGGGTGGCGTTGAGGGACGGGCGTAGCTTCGAGGAGGCGTTGAGGGAGATCTTAGAGCGTGAGGAGCTCAATAGGCGGCGATATAAACAGATCTATAATATAGACATAACGGACCTCGCGCCTTTCGATTTGGTGGTGGACACCACCTATTTGTCGCAGACGGATGTGGTGAGGATTTCACTGGATTTTGTATGTACTGCCCTATCTGCCAAGTTCTCGAAGGAGGTCTGTCTTCGGACGTAA
- a CDS encoding 50S ribosomal protein L34e, with translation MVRPALRSRSLRRVQKRTPGGRTATYYYKRFASPPKSAITGEPIQGVEKRVKTDRRPVRMPSRPYGGYVSHKVLERALRLAVRS, from the coding sequence ATGGTAAGGCCTGCTTTGCGTTCTCGGTCCCTCAGGAGGGTCCAGAAGAGGACGCCGGGCGGGCGCACCGCCACCTATTACTATAAGCGCTTCGCCTCTCCGCCCAAGAGCGCCATAACGGGAGAGCCCATCCAAGGCGTTGAGAAGAGGGTAAAGACCGATAGGAGGCCTGTGAGGATGCCCTCGAGGCCGTATGGAGGCTACGTCTCCCATAAGGTGTTGGAGCGGGCCTTGCGGCTCGCCGTGAGGTCTTAA
- a CDS encoding ATP-binding protein, giving the protein MLFLDRPAERPDELFDRQEEAERLRRALEDRAAAVVVGMRRVGKTSLIKAVTYGVPRVYLDVRAFEERGYIAYADLLDVLSGELRRLLPAFRRLAELLKSVRGVSVSGISVEFDRGKDAPRLIEILEALDKLGEETGRKVVLVLDEAQELAKLRGRTILPALAYAYDHLRHLTVVYSGSKVGLLYRFLKVEDPESPLYGRYLERIEVRPFPRELSLRYLEAGLREAGAPVDRELLEEAVDALDGVVGWLAYFGLRVLAGSKAALQETLEYAERIVVSEFCHFVKAMGSPRYVHVLKLAARGARWSDVKRYLTAVEGRAITDSETTKLLRNLVDYGFLEKRGEEYVVADPVLRRAAPDLAC; this is encoded by the coding sequence ATGTTGTTTCTCGACAGGCCCGCCGAACGTCCCGACGAGCTTTTCGACCGCCAGGAGGAGGCGGAGAGGTTGAGGCGCGCGTTGGAGGATAGAGCGGCGGCGGTAGTGGTGGGCATGAGGAGGGTGGGCAAGACGTCGTTAATAAAGGCCGTGACGTACGGCGTGCCGAGAGTGTACCTAGACGTGAGGGCATTCGAGGAGAGGGGATATATAGCGTACGCCGACCTTCTGGACGTCCTCTCAGGAGAGTTGAGACGACTTCTGCCAGCCTTTAGGCGCCTCGCCGAGCTCTTGAAGTCGGTCAGAGGCGTCTCAGTGTCGGGCATAAGTGTGGAGTTCGACAGGGGGAAAGACGCGCCGAGGCTTATAGAAATATTAGAGGCCCTCGACAAGCTCGGAGAGGAGACGGGGAGGAAGGTCGTCTTGGTCCTAGACGAAGCGCAGGAGCTGGCCAAACTGCGAGGCAGGACGATACTCCCGGCCCTCGCATATGCCTACGACCATTTGAGGCACCTAACTGTGGTCTATTCCGGCTCCAAAGTGGGCCTCCTATATAGATTCCTCAAGGTTGAGGACCCCGAATCTCCGCTCTACGGCAGATATCTAGAAAGGATAGAAGTGAGGCCGTTCCCGAGGGAGCTCTCGCTTAGATACCTAGAGGCGGGGCTCCGCGAGGCCGGCGCGCCCGTCGATAGGGAACTCCTAGAGGAGGCGGTGGATGCCTTAGACGGCGTAGTGGGCTGGCTGGCCTACTTCGGCCTCCGCGTGCTGGCCGGCTCCAAGGCGGCGCTACAAGAGACGTTGGAATACGCCGAACGTATAGTCGTCTCGGAGTTTTGCCACTTCGTGAAGGCGATGGGGAGCCCCAGATACGTCCACGTGTTGAAGCTAGCCGCGAGGGGAGCCAGGTGGTCAGACGTCAAGAGGTACCTCACGGCAGTCGAGGGGAGGGCCATCACAGACAGCGAGACGACAAAGCTCTTGAGGAACCTCGTCGACTACGGCTTTCTGGAGAAAAGGGGGGAGGAGTACGTAGTGGCCGACCCGGTGTTGAGGCGAGCCGCCCCCGATCTGGCGTGTTGA
- a CDS encoding DHHA1 domain-containing protein has protein sequence MIATVLAHGDSDGVCSAALIKRALGGATEEVKVYFTHPAGLLEDFAQFAQGDVYIVDIAIDEAKAREIEKALERHKGKVVYIDHHPLPEGFAPRGVEVVHQPGASASELTYRYLEGSLPQGYDRVALYGAISDYLDHTPWVEEALERWDKRVVYFEAGVLMQGLEGSRRLHDLKRAVVDHLAQNKAPSEHQELLTRALEQSKINEELAKWIPHNAERRGRVAYVLDPPGPLGLAATLARGLTGAAVGLAAESRRDIYVVSLRAKAGVDLNAFLRAFARRHGVSAGGHPNAAGARIPKGLLGVLIEELDAWLSGGARQQSEKT, from the coding sequence GTGATCGCCACAGTGTTGGCCCACGGCGATTCCGACGGCGTGTGCTCCGCGGCGTTGATAAAAAGGGCGTTGGGAGGAGCCACGGAGGAAGTGAAGGTGTACTTCACACATCCGGCCGGGCTCCTGGAGGACTTCGCTCAGTTCGCCCAGGGCGACGTCTATATAGTGGACATAGCCATAGACGAGGCGAAGGCCAGAGAGATAGAAAAGGCGCTTGAGCGGCACAAGGGGAAGGTCGTGTATATCGACCACCACCCTCTGCCCGAAGGCTTCGCGCCTAGAGGCGTCGAGGTGGTACATCAGCCGGGGGCATCTGCGTCAGAGCTGACCTATAGATATCTAGAGGGGTCGTTGCCGCAGGGCTACGACAGAGTGGCGCTCTACGGCGCCATAAGCGACTATCTGGACCACACACCCTGGGTCGAAGAGGCGTTGGAGAGATGGGACAAGAGAGTCGTCTACTTCGAGGCCGGCGTCTTGATGCAGGGGCTCGAAGGCTCTAGGAGGCTACACGACCTCAAGAGGGCCGTCGTGGACCACCTAGCCCAAAACAAAGCCCCCTCAGAACACCAAGAGTTGTTGACGAGGGCCCTAGAGCAGAGCAAAATAAACGAGGAGCTGGCCAAATGGATCCCCCACAACGCCGAGAGGCGAGGCCGCGTGGCCTACGTGTTGGACCCGCCGGGCCCTCTAGGGCTGGCAGCAACCCTCGCGAGGGGACTGACTGGGGCGGCTGTGGGCCTCGCGGCTGAGTCAAGGAGAGACATATACGTGGTTAGCCTCAGAGCCAAGGCCGGCGTAGACCTAAACGCGTTCCTTAGGGCCTTCGCTAGGAGGCACGGAGTGTCCGCCGGAGGCCACCCCAACGCCGCCGGGGCCAGAATACCCAAAGGCCTCTTGGGCGTATTGATAGAGGAGCTGGACGCGTGGCTGTCGGGCGGCGCGCGCCAGCAAAGCGAAAAAACTTAA
- a CDS encoding DUF87 domain-containing protein, with product MKKHAKNWYDLSLYALAGSLAGVLYSPAAFVFTGAVLWALGDKIFARLSPEPIEPRRVEKALGDLKAAYDPDAKCWHFLWRAEPVVSALGAEAYPEIHKLINALALSYNEAFTYIMLERKYIRFTTCGVDESQALHRALEVEEALKSQYNLKREDPWLGTRKPPAERPFWIVLGAVLAIGFLARALPFAIPVAALAYYKWRKFKRRYSYTVLPFEAYAASFEGFYQSPSIVDRIAATEATSFSRAQRHWAVVFTPAPDHVMIKKFSKYYESVREKGHIYVKMRRYAEALERIQRGEKFLYLMAFGESSYRGSTTQLKRAPGVAGAMFWRLDYWKEAFSFDLARFPILYGGLHLETERRYINLGVEHLTRRDVVVDIDSLPAPHLLVFGGSGMGKSKTMAWLIQQLHNKGVKIAIIDPHGDYRCVAEELRLADLPRNVLPPLDEASLTKISTEFGFGRAEDALKALGFELGEEPPEQYRISLLGIDPVRQSFAVTAWTLYELSRAMDKRAEKLERVLIVDEAYLARGPVHEMLEFMSRGARKFGLAVFLITQLPMDVPKSLVDMAAVKLILGGSSEYIADAAAYLNLTGNDVSWLNSARAPRESGGVVRAVASLAPGALRHHVEIQLPTEVFQCA from the coding sequence ATGAAGAAACACGCCAAGAATTGGTACGACCTCTCGCTTTATGCATTGGCCGGCTCGCTGGCGGGCGTCCTCTACAGCCCCGCCGCGTTTGTATTCACCGGGGCGGTCCTCTGGGCTCTTGGGGATAAGATCTTCGCCCGCTTGTCGCCGGAGCCCATCGAGCCTAGACGTGTGGAGAAGGCTTTGGGAGACCTCAAGGCCGCCTACGACCCGGACGCCAAGTGTTGGCACTTCCTCTGGAGGGCCGAGCCCGTCGTGAGCGCTCTGGGCGCCGAGGCCTATCCCGAAATACACAAGCTCATTAACGCCCTCGCCCTAAGCTACAACGAGGCCTTTACGTACATCATGCTTGAGAGGAAGTACATTAGGTTTACCACATGCGGCGTCGACGAGAGCCAAGCCCTCCACAGAGCGCTGGAGGTAGAGGAGGCCTTGAAGTCGCAGTACAACCTCAAGCGGGAGGACCCCTGGCTGGGCACGCGCAAGCCGCCGGCGGAGAGGCCCTTCTGGATTGTGCTGGGTGCCGTGCTCGCAATAGGCTTCCTGGCCAGAGCCCTCCCGTTCGCCATACCCGTTGCGGCTCTCGCCTACTACAAGTGGCGTAAGTTCAAACGCCGCTACTCATACACGGTGCTCCCCTTCGAGGCGTATGCGGCCTCCTTCGAGGGCTTCTACCAGTCGCCGTCGATTGTGGACAGGATAGCCGCCACGGAGGCTACCTCCTTCAGTAGGGCCCAGAGGCATTGGGCCGTGGTCTTCACGCCGGCGCCTGACCATGTCATGATCAAGAAGTTTAGCAAGTACTACGAATCGGTGAGGGAGAAGGGCCATATCTACGTCAAGATGCGCCGCTACGCCGAGGCGCTTGAGCGTATACAACGCGGCGAGAAGTTCCTCTACCTCATGGCCTTCGGCGAGAGCTCATATCGAGGCTCGACGACACAGTTGAAGAGGGCGCCTGGCGTCGCCGGCGCCATGTTTTGGCGTCTCGACTACTGGAAGGAGGCGTTTAGTTTCGACCTGGCTAGGTTTCCCATCCTATACGGCGGCTTGCATCTGGAGACCGAGAGGAGGTATATCAACCTCGGCGTGGAGCACCTCACGAGGAGAGACGTCGTGGTTGACATAGACTCACTGCCGGCGCCGCACCTGTTGGTCTTCGGCGGGTCGGGGATGGGCAAGTCGAAGACTATGGCCTGGCTGATTCAACAGCTACACAACAAAGGCGTGAAGATCGCGATAATTGACCCCCACGGGGACTACCGTTGTGTGGCCGAGGAGCTCCGTCTGGCGGACCTCCCCCGTAACGTCCTCCCGCCTCTAGACGAGGCTTCGCTCACGAAAATCTCGACGGAGTTCGGCTTCGGCAGGGCTGAAGACGCCTTGAAGGCCCTCGGCTTCGAGCTGGGCGAGGAGCCCCCCGAGCAGTACCGCATCTCCCTGTTGGGCATAGACCCAGTAAGGCAGTCCTTCGCCGTCACCGCATGGACGCTATACGAGCTGTCTCGGGCTATGGACAAGAGGGCGGAGAAACTGGAGAGGGTGTTGATTGTAGACGAGGCGTATCTGGCCAGGGGCCCGGTCCACGAGATGCTTGAGTTTATGAGCCGCGGCGCGCGTAAGTTCGGGCTGGCGGTGTTCCTCATTACGCAGTTGCCCATGGACGTGCCTAAGTCTCTCGTGGATATGGCCGCTGTTAAGCTAATTCTGGGCGGCTCTAGCGAGTACATTGCGGACGCCGCGGCGTATTTGAACCTCACGGGCAACGATGTGTCTTGGCTGAACTCGGCGAGGGCGCCTAGAGAGTCTGGAGGCGTTGTGAGGGCGGTCGCGTCGCTGGCGCCGGGGGCCTTGAGGCACCACGTGGAGATACAGCTACCAACGGAGGTCTTCCAGTGTGCATGA
- a CDS encoding N-6 DNA methylase — MKRVAPHENVRQIVIERIGMLLRSCGRDPDSYMLHEVYVNERERIDVLVGDKVAISIKGKKQEFPEAVREGEEKYLPRLPTVELYVVTDGLEWELYEVKREGGQIHLGKITSGDWNKTRPTIQKYVCDSLIYPTVESISNHFKALEELKDRLKEIFKRNEKQVERFYRSYVEIIKGLYGDAPEEEYLDLFVRHTLLQMAVLASLSAALNLNGSPEELAAGEKLEVDIAVPHLNWWRVADGASEIAAKVVGLANAVNWNARDVEDVFRELYELLVDQQTRVKIGEYYTPLWLVNYILNHFSLKGKTVLDPFCGSGTFLVRAFHKKVDEGEDPDIAYNSVVGFDVNPLAVAIARSELVLAYMRRTGRSPSKPPRVYHVDTLRAWFLTGTEDPAYKDLWAVGECVGNLQSFDDIEELEYKLSAVLRGARMRCRESGERTAECLEKEIKRLLDNCQLVGYGAEAAVRCICKKLATVLAQRIAEYGNAMWASAVASVAAAKLALKLRPDVIVSNPPWIHITEFRASYADAIRSYLANIIESLGVRPTSVLNATDVAVAALRKALEVARDGVGFVVARDQGFNSYSPMPAGLVATYATLRDVKPLKLVDVVIDAFGHGVPPSLIIARGGDGGLYRLVFKQRPQKTASFAEFEEEKIDVTYDVYIKPSLLYLGGSPEELARELGVVQVIPMGLYIRGILGGEKKKASKKYAGLSCDIKQKSGNVIAIRLHNTNSWIELPENVLRDYGIRIYTLIYVGEIWPFKWLKPIQIILSDKGKDYTKKFLTALAGETERSEDKAKIEELAEEVEHNVPTPLEAGYHYVVYRADRWFTAAVVSPQGDDHLLDSHVSAIKCRREEQAYYYAAVLNFLAYEAMSRGCTALHHAFARPLYLILQSGLVWRDEPWQHDVARWSKALSQKQLTYSSCKDQKCALKAVVNYKEFKLIEQALRERIVRPDFSLVAQCP, encoded by the coding sequence GTGAAACGGGTCGCTCCTCATGAAAATGTGAGACAAATCGTGATTGAAAGGATAGGTATGTTGTTAAGAAGTTGTGGTAGAGACCCCGACTCCTATATGCTTCACGAGGTTTACGTCAACGAGAGGGAGAGAATAGACGTGTTGGTGGGCGATAAGGTCGCCATAAGCATAAAGGGCAAGAAACAGGAGTTCCCCGAGGCGGTTAGAGAAGGCGAAGAAAAGTACCTCCCACGCCTTCCCACGGTTGAGCTTTATGTGGTAACAGACGGTCTTGAATGGGAATTGTATGAGGTAAAAAGGGAAGGGGGTCAGATACATCTAGGGAAAATAACCTCTGGCGATTGGAACAAAACGAGACCTACTATTCAGAAGTATGTTTGCGACTCGTTAATCTACCCCACGGTGGAGTCCATCTCAAATCATTTCAAAGCGTTAGAAGAACTTAAAGATCGGCTGAAGGAAATTTTTAAGAGAAACGAAAAACAAGTAGAAAGATTCTACAGGTCATATGTCGAAATTATTAAGGGCCTATACGGAGATGCGCCTGAAGAGGAGTACCTAGACCTGTTTGTGCGACATACTTTGTTACAAATGGCCGTGTTGGCTTCGCTGTCGGCCGCACTAAATCTCAACGGGTCTCCCGAGGAGCTAGCCGCTGGCGAGAAGCTGGAAGTCGACATCGCAGTGCCTCACCTAAACTGGTGGAGGGTTGCGGACGGTGCATCAGAAATTGCGGCAAAGGTTGTAGGGTTGGCAAACGCCGTAAATTGGAACGCAAGAGATGTGGAGGACGTCTTTAGAGAACTCTACGAGCTGTTGGTGGATCAACAGACTAGGGTTAAGATAGGCGAGTACTACACGCCGCTGTGGCTGGTCAACTACATACTGAACCACTTTTCGCTTAAAGGCAAGACGGTGCTCGACCCGTTCTGCGGCTCGGGCACGTTCCTTGTGAGGGCCTTCCACAAGAAGGTAGACGAGGGGGAAGACCCCGACATTGCGTATAACAGCGTTGTGGGCTTTGACGTCAACCCTCTAGCCGTGGCAATCGCCAGGTCGGAGCTTGTGTTAGCCTACATGCGGAGAACTGGGAGAAGTCCCTCTAAGCCGCCTCGCGTCTACCACGTTGACACCCTCAGGGCATGGTTCCTTACGGGCACCGAAGACCCCGCATACAAAGACCTTTGGGCCGTAGGGGAGTGCGTCGGAAATTTGCAAAGTTTTGACGACATAGAAGAGTTAGAGTACAAGCTGTCAGCCGTATTAAGAGGGGCTAGGATGAGGTGTAGAGAAAGTGGCGAAAGAACGGCTGAATGCTTGGAAAAAGAAATTAAAAGATTGTTGGACAATTGCCAGCTTGTTGGATATGGAGCTGAGGCTGCTGTGAGGTGTATATGTAAAAAACTTGCAACCGTGTTAGCTCAGCGAATTGCTGAATATGGTAACGCCATGTGGGCATCTGCAGTGGCCTCAGTGGCGGCGGCTAAGCTCGCCCTAAAACTCCGCCCGGACGTAATCGTGTCCAACCCGCCGTGGATTCACATAACCGAATTCAGGGCCAGCTATGCCGACGCTATAAGAAGTTATCTGGCAAATATTATTGAGAGCCTGGGGGTGCGGCCCACCAGTGTTTTAAACGCTACCGACGTCGCCGTGGCCGCGTTGCGCAAGGCCTTAGAGGTGGCCAGGGATGGAGTCGGCTTTGTGGTGGCGAGAGACCAAGGCTTTAATTCGTATTCTCCAATGCCTGCTGGATTAGTCGCAACCTATGCTACGTTAAGAGACGTCAAGCCACTAAAGTTGGTAGACGTCGTAATAGACGCATTTGGACACGGCGTACCGCCCTCCCTCATAATTGCCCGCGGAGGAGACGGGGGCCTGTACAGACTTGTATTTAAGCAGAGACCGCAAAAGACTGCCAGTTTCGCCGAATTCGAAGAGGAAAAAATAGACGTTACGTACGACGTATACATCAAGCCCTCTTTACTCTACCTCGGGGGGTCTCCAGAAGAGCTGGCCAGAGAGCTTGGAGTAGTTCAAGTGATACCAATGGGATTATACATCAGAGGAATTTTAGGTGGCGAAAAAAAGAAGGCGTCTAAGAAATATGCAGGCCTTTCGTGTGATATAAAACAAAAGAGTGGAAACGTCATAGCTATTAGGTTGCACAACACGAATTCGTGGATTGAATTGCCTGAAAATGTCCTACGTGATTATGGAATACGTATATACACGCTTATATACGTGGGAGAGATTTGGCCGTTTAAGTGGCTGAAGCCAATTCAGATTATTCTCTCCGATAAAGGAAAGGACTATACGAAGAAATTCCTTACCGCATTAGCAGGGGAAACCGAAAGAAGCGAGGACAAGGCCAAGATAGAGGAGCTGGCCGAAGAGGTTGAGCACAACGTTCCAACGCCGCTTGAAGCGGGTTACCACTACGTGGTGTATAGAGCAGATAGGTGGTTCACCGCAGCTGTGGTCAGTCCACAGGGTGATGATCATCTTTTAGACAGCCATGTTAGCGCTATTAAATGTCGTCGCGAGGAGCAAGCGTATTACTATGCCGCCGTGTTGAACTTCCTCGCTTACGAGGCCATGAGCCGTGGATGCACGGCTTTGCACCACGCGTTTGCCCGCCCGCTGTACTTAATACTCCAGAGCGGGCTGGTTTGGCGCGACGAGCCTTGGCAACACGACGTGGCGAGATGGTCAAAGGCGCTGTCGCAAAAACAGTTGACGTATTCCAGTTGCAAAGACCAGAAATGCGCACTAAAGGCGGTTGTAAACTACAAAGAGTTTAAACTCATAGAACAGGCTCTACGTGAGCGCATAGTCCGTCCAGACTTCTCTTTAGTTGCCCAATGCCCATAA